In one window of Brenneria goodwinii DNA:
- a CDS encoding recombination protein NinB has protein sequence MKQQFHLASESVKLNAINFIRQLPVDQKRPLVVDIKEPGRTAEQNRKMWPLLKDLSDQVVWFGNKYDTDDWKDLITAMVAKSKKQEQRMAPGLDGGVVMFGQRTSKMSVCQMVEVIEAIYWFGTQQNVKFSEKSKLEIEWAKRWGERHG, from the coding sequence ATGAAACAGCAATTCCACCTCGCAAGCGAAAGCGTCAAGCTAAACGCCATTAATTTTATTCGCCAACTGCCTGTTGACCAAAAACGTCCGCTGGTAGTGGACATTAAAGAGCCGGGACGAACGGCGGAACAAAATCGGAAGATGTGGCCGCTCCTGAAAGATCTTTCTGACCAGGTAGTTTGGTTCGGCAATAAATACGACACCGACGATTGGAAAGACCTGATCACCGCGATGGTGGCAAAGTCTAAAAAGCAAGAGCAACGCATGGCACCCGGCCTGGATGGTGGGGTTGTGATGTTCGGTCAGCGTACCAGCAAAATGAGTGTTTGCCAGATGGTGGAGGTTATCGAGGCGATTTACTGGTTCGGCACTCAGCAGAATGTGAAATTTAGCGAAAAATCCAAGCTGGAAATAGAGTGGGCGAAACGTTGGGGTGAGCGGCATGGCTAA